The genomic segment TATTTGATGTGTGATACCATGACTTGCATTGTGTACTTGACAATCTGCATTGTCCATGTCAAGCTTCCAAGgattatgaatatgaatataatATCGATCTTTGTTCCGGTAGCAGTAGCTCCCCCAATGCCAGATACCAAGAAACTTGAAAAAATAGTACTAGCGATGATTGATAATAGTACTGTAGTTTTTACTTTTGGAGGATGATATGCTATACTAACCGTTGCTATCCTATAGGTTCGATCAAATCGTGGAGTCACCCAACATGCATATAAAGATTGTAACAAGGAAGAAAGTATAGCAATTACAGATGCTGCTAAACTCCCCGGAGTCCCTATTAGGACAAGCAAAATCCCGAATGCACAAGTAAGAAGAGGACTTAGCCAGAATGTGGTCTTAACAGCCCTCGAAGGATTGATGCTCGTGGATGCTTGCCATGCAAACCCTACTATTCCTCCACAAGCTGTTGACGAGAGGACAGGCACGTACCATTTTTTCGGATGGAAATGATGGGTATGGACAGTCGACAAGACACCACGAAGGACAAGAAAGAACACCAGGACAGTGATTAAGAGGAGATGGATGTAGAAAATGTACAGAAATGAGTTGCTGAAAATGTTTCCGTCCCTTGTCATCTCTGACTCGGCACCATTGATTTCCTGTATTTGCATCCAAAATATCAGTTCATAGATTGACTGAGGAGGTAATAGAAAATCAAGAAACAAAAGCAAATCCGCATAGGCGGGTGGTGAATCTGCGGGGACGGAGAGGTACCAGTTAGACCCCTGTAagtgaaaaaaattcaaattccaTGTCCTAAATTGTCCTGTTGATTAAAATTTCATGTCCCATCCCCGTGGAGAGAGAATAGGACCTTGTTTCTTGATGAAAGGCTGTGATGTGGATCATAAATTCCGGTTGCTGTGTTATTTACATCTCTCATCTTTGACTTCCTGTCCATGTACTGGCACTAAAAAAGTATGTGtatatacatattatttttcactaaaTTGCTTAGCATCCACGATTCAACGGAGGATGGAAATGGATTTTCGACTCATTTCAAGGTGAGACTCTAACCCATTTGAAGTCTGCTTCAAGAcattattttatgcatgtttaCAGCTGCACCCGTTATTTATGTACTTAACACACTATTGACCAAGTCCTGCTCCATTATATTTCCTCCATCTTTTAACTACTATTTCTCCATGACCATTATTACCACCCTATTTTTTCAACGTTTTAGTTGGGGAGGGGGTTCTGTTAACGTTGTTCTCGTATCTATTAGGTCGCATATCCTTATTGATACGACCAAATCACGCCGAAATACAATTACCATTATGCCCTTCTTTTTTGGTTTTTTGGATTCCTTCAACGATgtcatatttttataatattttttgggCTCCAAATTTTCCTGAATACGAATATTTGAAGTAGACGATTAGGATTGGGATCAAGGGGAATTCAATAATGGTGACATAAATGAAGAAGGCTTCCTCCATCTTACGAGTCTCGTGAtgtagttggatattcagattcACAAGAATTACGTCTGGGATTTGTATTTTTTGGTAAAGGGAATAAAAAGCTATACTTTTTTGGTTAAAGGGGTTTTGTTTGTTATTAATGCTTTTGGTTCACCAGTTTCACAGTTAACCTAATGCAGCCTActctttgtttgtttttttatttattattattattatttaattttaacttTATTATACGGATTTTTTAATCGTAGTCGTATATGAAGGGAGTAAGTGGGACACCACTTTCATGAACTATTCAGTACCACAAATAATTCAATTAATTTCTTTTTCTGctcattataattataaaatttttatttgacatCCTTGCCATAGGATTGATAAATTTAGTTTTGTCGAGAAATATACAGATATTTAGATATATATGAATTGGTAGATATATTTGAATCATCTAGTACTCGCAGAATGTTTTTGTTAAGGAGATGATTTAAAATTAAGATATGATTTACAATTCATCGATGATttgaatatacatataaatatggTGTTTACATACTTATATTTCTTGGTTCAAGTTACAGGTAGGTCGATTTTTCGAACAAGACTTTAAATTCAAATATCATGATTATAATACATAGATATCGAAATTCAATTCTGACCCAACTCAAattgttaatatcggtagggttgacacatctcacagataaagattcgtgatactgtctcacaagagacctactcaaatttTTTATATGATCACTGACAAGTGTTATCCAATAATTCTCAACGAAAGTTGTACTCCACGTCCTCGTTCACAATGAATTTCTCAATGGATAAatctttttttatattattatttaaaggaaattatatatatttgttattgaatattgataaaattattatatgaattaattataaatatcaaatttataTAGAAAAAAGTTTAtgtaattaatatttattaacaCATATAAACGATAATGTACAACATGAACGTGAAATATAAATCTGTCGTATTTAATTCATCTTGGtaaaagtaaataaaaattTGGAATATTTGGTCACAGCAGATATTAAAATATAGATTGAAGCCGAAATAATTTTGCATTCGTATCTGGAAATTATTAAATGATAGTTGGCAGGCAGAAACCCATAAAGATGTTGGGCTTTATATCTAAGCTGaaataaatacataattttctttctatgaaaaattttaaactctataaATTATTATTCCTAAATTGATGGTGTGCTACCAGGTTTGTAAGTCTACTTTGCCaataataaatcttaaaaatatattattttaaaaagcattttatttaaattataatgtgcatacaaatattactaaatatttttgggaaaatgattttttaggtCTATTAAATTGTTCAGTTTTAGGTTTTGGtctattaaattttcaaaattttgtttcACTACACTAACTTTTAATTCTTGTTATTTTGTCCAATTGCAGACACGACATCTGATAAATCAACAAATTTTTATGTCAgaacaacatttttttttatatcatgtGAACATTTTCTCGTGCCAAATCAACATTTCCAATGTCACATCAATATTTTCTGTTGTCTCATCAACAACTAGACAAAAATAACCGAAAATTAAAAGTTAGTATACCAAAATCAAACATTGTAAACTTAAAATTGAACAAGTTAGTGGACCAAAAAAATTATCTCTTTTATCTATTTTGTCCAAAATCATTTTGGATGTTGAGCTAAAATATTAATGTGTAACTTCACTGGACAATGCTAACCTTTTCGTTTAATTTCCAACCCGACATATACGAAATAGGCCACAGTGTAAGATTTTTATAATCCATCAATAATtcattaaaaagaaaaagaaatatgtaaatttacatataatttaGTCAAGTCAAATTTGTTTTAATACATGAAATGAACTAAATTGTCACCCTTTAGTAAAACGCCTCTcatgaataatttttttcatactACACatatttaactttataaataacTAAATATAATTGCAACAAATGTCTTCGTAAGTTCACTAAATCAACAATTTATTTCGTTAATTTTTTTACTCGGGCGCGACTGATGCTAATCAGGGtaattgaattttaatttttggggGACCTTCCAAAAGCATAATATATTTAACAAATCGCTATCAATAAaattcttgtttataaattgcGTTTAATATAACGATTGGTAGTGATCTAAATGTGTAGTGATACAtagattaaaaaataaattaaatccgaaatatatatattgagCTACAATAATTGTTCTTTTAGGTATTTGATTGTTATAAAATATAAGATATTAGAGTTGTACTATTATCAAcgattaatatttttgacaaaaCGACACGAGTTTggtcatatataaaatatataacactctattttaaataaaaatggcaaaaataaataaatgtaatTGGAATTAGCACTCCATTTTCAATTGGCTGAAGTGATGGTGTCTATTTATAGCACGTCAACAGGTCTTCAAACCTAGAAGATGACAAAAATGGAAACCTACCAAACCTCCGaacaattaaattattataaatgCCAAAacttagaaaaatcaattattatttatttgattataaTAGATGCGACACCGACCCGACCCGACCAGACCAGACATTTTGGTTGATCTTTTGGAGAACATAAGACATGATTTTGGATTTGTTTATGTAATCGTGGAGGACATAATGAGTGTGATGTTCTGTTCACGGGACCTCGTGGCAGCACAAAATCAATTATTAACAGTTTGATACATAATTTTGGAGagattattgtgttatttatatataaatttagaataaaaattatatgcatttatttaaaaatattataaactaGAAAATAAATTATGTGAAATTGTTTCATCTTTCAAATTTGACAGACGAATCTCCGATTTGACCgattcattaaaatattaatttttatttaaaaaattatttttctcttcaaaatattatattttgttatttatgtTATTTAAAAACATTATGTACTATATGTTGATTTTAGTTAAAAGTATAACTAGTAATATCAAAAGTATATTATGTAATATATGACGATTTGAGTGAAAAAGTACTTTTCACTGCAGGCATGGTTCATGTCAACATATGTAACGAATATAGATTCGTGATATCGTTATAAATGATACTTACTCTTATCATTATAACCACAATTACTAAATTGACCAAAATAAAGGACAAAAGTACATTTTGCGTATTGCATATTTACTTCGgattattgttttctattttgaCAAATttcgttttaatttttttttgttttcttttctaTTGTAGTTTTTTTTAATGGTGTTGATGTAGCATAAATGCAATGTTGATGTGCAGTTGACATAGTTATGACGTGTAGCGctctcacaaaaaaaaaaaactaaaattacccaaaaaaaaatgaaagataTATGATTGGAAGTTAAATTACATAACATACAAGATaatcgtaaaaaaaaaaaactaaatataCAATAATAAACTtacaatttttcaaaaataatatttaaaattctcttatttaaaataatcaataaaccctattttgaaatcaaaatagCCCCCTACTATCATAATATCGAAAACCAAAAATTAttgtaaataaatatatatgcaaaaaaattaaaacaaaaagatTCGTTAATCCTATCGGCCCAATTCCTTCACTACCATCatagctttttttttttaatctctaATTGTATCACATGTATGTCACCACGAGTTTTTAAGCCCAAAATCCAGACTGGTCATCTCATGTTGGGTTGTAAATTTTTAATggatttcagatctaaattgatttttatatttaaataattatttttcgaGTCGTTGTGGTGGATTTTAAATTCGTTTCAACAATCAAGTCATTTTAAATCATCCTCAAATACTTCACcaaatcaaaatccttcaatgCAAAAGAAATCTTACAGTATTTGTGTCGGTTCGATATAGATATATCTATGTCAAATGTGTTCAAGAAAAATAAACGAAAATTGACaagttttttcaaaaaaaaaaaagaaaagaaaaggaaattgATATAGAACAAAGAAACGTTAAATTGTACTGTCTTTGAGTGACAATTATTTATAAAGCCAAAACCAGTCGCATCCCATTATCAtaaagacaaaaatttatgtgagacggtctcacgggtcgtatttgtaagacggatctcttatttgggtcacctataaaaagtattactttttatactaagaatattactttttattgtgaatataggtatggttaacccgtctcacagattatgatccgtgagatggtctcgCATGAGCTTCACTCCACCACAAAACAGTCGAATCACATTGCTAGGTTGGAAATTCTACACCCAAGAATTGAAAaccataaattttataaaatcataATCCTACaaaatctaatcaaatcatgtcttatAATCACAATCATCATTTAGAATTTATTCCAtattaaatctaatttttttataaccTACAAAAAAAATCTATTTAATACAAGAAACTAAgacaatttttattaattacacGACCAAAATCTAAAATAAGTCAGCATACACCACGATTACATTTCcctattactttttaataagGGCTTGTATGAATTATAAGcaattgatttatttcaacCTGGTCAGCCAAATTTTGAGACCAGTTTGAGTAAATAATTAactcttaaaatattttcaaacttGCGTAAAATAGGATAaggttttttattttcatttgacTTACTTCACTTTCACAATCTTCAAACTTAAAAAAATATGCCaacaatatataaattatataaatatggaGCGACAATTTATATAAATTAGACACTTGCGGCTGTTTGTTTTTCTAAAAGGTTCTTTTAAGAAATATCCTGAAAGGAAATGTGTTTCTTCCCatctttaaaaattatttctaatttaaatatatgttgtttaaaaggaaaaatgttgaCTCCTCAAGGGATCTTTTTTCCCCCTAGTGTAAcatgttaaaaaatattaacatattatatataaactCCGATTTGGTACGTACAAGTGTTAAGATATATCATTCTTCTtagttataatatatataatcaatCATGCAAGAAATGTCAAAGACCAAATTAGCTAGAATTGACTTGGTAACTCAAATATTTCATCTTTTTTAAAGAAATGTAGGcgttaattataaaattttaattaattagtttGGATGCTACGTACGAACATGTGTTTTGAATTCCTAAGACATGTCGAGAAACGTCTGCCGGGTGGTAGGCCAAAAGTGGTCGAGCCTCGTTCATATAGGACTAATTGTGTGAATTCCTATTGGCTGGCTAGGTGATgacttaattataattataattatataaatttgtATACGGAGTAGGTTTTGTTTGTATTCAAATTATAAGTtttgaattatatattttttaaaattaaaatcaagcTGATATATATTTGGATAATGTTGGTTTTATATGTATGGATCATATGATATAATGGATGCCCAATATAATGGAAATAATACTTGTTAATTTCGTATTTTCCAAGAACGTTCTTGGAGATAGGATATATGTGGAGGAAAGATTAATTTGCAATAATTAGTTAGATATTGTTCGTCATCTCATCTTTCGAACCAACCAACGTTTTTAACATAAATTCATTAACATCATGGAATTTTTACAAGTACAGATATGGTTTTTGTGTCGTGCGTGAGTGTCGGATTAATCATTCCATATCCTAATTATCGTTTTTAACCAGACAACTAGCTTAAAGAAATCGTACGTTGAAACCTgcaattataaataatatttggGTTTTGTGAATTATTTAATTGAGCTGATTCTTTTCTTAGATTTAGTTGAATATAATCGTCTTATAAAGGCATGATCCCAAGAAAAATTTAACAAAATGATTAAGCTCTTGCCGTTGGATTGAGAAAATTATTATGTCAATATTTCGAGAAAAAATtactaaaatttaaaaataatagaaaGTAATGGATTAAAGTCAGTTAATTGACAAACAACAGGATACAAAGTAGAACACGTGCAAAAGCTTATTTCACCAACAACCAGATACAAAATGGATGATGTCAAAAATTCATTGGATAAAAACACGGGTTTAAATGTTAAGTACCGATATGTCTCTTGTATACGTTATATATTATGTGATTTTGgtcttttaaattataaaattctAGTCTTGTTATGTTaccttattttatttttttattttttatttttgtaaatttaGTCATTTTCGATTTGGTGTTGATTTGTCACATATCCAATATCTACGTAGCTCTTACATATGTTCATGATATTTAAATGTCACATCATCATCTCCGAcgaaaaaagaataaaaatgtcaaaataaaaGAATACAAGACTTATAAGACTACAATTGAATaacataaaatatcaaaattacaaagcaataaatatatgattaaaattacggtttttacttaaaatattcatttattttatttttgaaatatagtATATTTTGGCTCGCAGTTAAACATTAGAAAATAAAACATACCTGAAGACTTCGTTTCGTACATATGATAGAATAAGTAAATGATTACTAATTAGAgtgattaaaaaatgagatatatgGATTAATAGTATGGTGGGATAAATAACATAATgattggtatgattttaaaacgatggattaattttgtaaattttattgtaatgacaaaaaaaatgcctcaattactaattaaatatatattcttaaaataattggatagaaaattaaatgtttataattatattttttttaaatatatttattagaa from the Primulina eburnea isolate SZY01 chromosome 3, ASM2296580v1, whole genome shotgun sequence genome contains:
- the LOC140826035 gene encoding protein PNS1-like, whose product is MDRKSKMRDVNNTATGIYDPHHSLSSRNKEINGAESEMTRDGNIFSNSFLYIFYIHLLLITVLVFFLVLRGVLSTVHTHHFHPKKWYVPVLSSTACGGIVGFAWQASTSINPSRAVKTTFWLSPLLTCAFGILLVLIGTPGSLAASVIAILSSLLQSLYACWVTPRFDRTYRIATVSIAYHPPKVKTTVLLSIIASTIFSSFLVSGIGGATATGTKIDIIFIFIILGSLTWTMQIVKYTMQVMVSHIKYMQFACGIEVDFKTIVKNTAKYSMGSISLGSILVPLLIVIRSIARAISMVSGDVDEFMFSCAGCCKGFASRVVAYGNRWGFVQVGVYNKGIVQASMDAWDTFRRHGMEKLIDSDLTSSFCFLCGVATGSICGLVGGTWALVIHKKYATEVSMYTFLTGYFMSRVAMAWIQASIAAYYVAYAENPQSQQFDSTITDTIREIQRSQV